One Myxococcales bacterium genomic region harbors:
- a CDS encoding transposase yields the protein MAKQKARRARRSFAAEFKADAVRLCQVGDRSAGEVAKDLDLTETALREWLKRAEDAAAPTPRGGAQRDGARRAQGAAKAGETPRDGARYPKKSDGLLRQAGEAHNAPGGASPRWLDLSRGVTHKTRARATLPQRPRASTRS from the coding sequence ATGGCGAAACAGAAAGCACGACGAGCGAGGCGATCGTTTGCTGCAGAATTCAAGGCGGACGCGGTGCGTCTCTGCCAGGTCGGAGACCGCAGCGCGGGTGAGGTAGCGAAGGACCTCGACCTCACCGAGACGGCGCTCCGTGAGTGGCTGAAGCGTGCCGAGGACGCAGCAGCGCCGACCCCCCGAGGAGGCGCTCAGCGCGACGGAGCGCGACGAGCTCAAGGAGCTGCGAAAGCGGGTGAAACGCCTCGAGATGGAGCGCGATATCCTAAAAAAAGCGACGGCCTTCTTCGCCAAGCGGGTGAAGCACACAATGCTCCGGGGGGGGCTTCGCCGCGATGGCTCGACCTATCGCGAGGAGTGACTCACAAAACCCGGGCCCGAGCCACCCTTCCTCAACGGCCCCGCGCGTCTACGCGGAGTTAG